The following nucleotide sequence is from Apium graveolens cultivar Ventura chromosome 4, ASM990537v1, whole genome shotgun sequence.
AACTATCTCTTTCCTTTTAGATGTAGAGTCCCCATCTTGTTTGGCCATGCAACTATGCTCGTTCTCAGCCTGTTTTCGAAACATAAACAATCAGATTTAGAGAATAAGTTCAGACAATGAACAATTGTGAACAATAAACAAAATATGAATTGATAATGTTGCGTCTACTGAGACTACTAATCGTAAGTCCAGTACTGTTTTATACCCAAAACCTTTATCAATTCGAACTATTTTATTGTGTACCTAAAAGGGAGACCAATTCAGTGCAAGAGAAAAACACATATAACAACATATCAGATAGTTCTAACACACCTCCGTGCTCTGACACTCGCACTGGTTTACAATTCCCTTCCTTTTCCGATCGTTAGTTTGAGGACCGGAACTCAAAGAATCAGCTGCCGGAGATAAGGGCGTGATGGAATCGAAAAGCTGCAAATCTTCGTTAACTTGTGTGGGGTTTTCTTCTAACTGTGGTTGACCTAATTCAAGGTCCTTCCCAATATTTTGTAGTGCCTCATCTCTGGTCCAGTCATCACCCCTGTATGGTTCATTCCTATAAGACTATCTCGTTAATATAATCACAAGTTCACTAGAAAATAAGGTTAAGTACTTACATTTTTGGAAGCTCCATTGATGTGTCCAGATAATTAAACCCTCCCTCTATCATGTCCAGTAGTACTCCAATTATGTGTGTGAAGTTTGGAAACTAAAAAGATAAGGAACTATATTTAAAGTACTCCAATTTGTACGAGGTAGTGGTTTCATTGCCTTTTATAGTGAGATAAAGATGGGCTGAAgaaaaataatcaaaacaacatagGACAACTCACTGGGTCAAGTGTCCTATGAGATCTTGCAAGAGGCGAACACCCGAGAAACTTACCTAGGTAACCTTCTTGGAAACTAGGTATTCATGCACCATGCATTGCATTTTGCCACCTGTTATTAATTACTAACATCAGAAAAATAATTACTTACTGAATGAAACCAACGTTGGCCGACATCAAACTACTGCTGTAATATTTTACTCACTTCTATCTTGTTTAAATTTTGTGACACAAGCGTATAAAATATAGTTCTGTAAatttgtattttaatattttatattttttgaataaaaatgaaataattaattttttattcaGAAAACACAAAAACggaaaataaattataatattttccCGTCTCACTGAATTCTTTACGTACTTTTTACTCCTACTTGACTGACACGTATTTAAAGACTACTATAAagtataattatataattaattttttaaatttttttttgtataaaattttaaatattatagttttattttaaaaaaaaatatattcaaaattatttatgAAATCATGTTTTACAAGAGTTTTAAAATGCATGTCTATCCTCGTCAGTCAATGTAAAAAATCATTGACACTAAAGGAGTATAGTTCACGTGCACCCTCTATCTGAGATATAAACAAATACCGGGGACAAGTATATATTATACTCCCTCCCGTTAAATGTTTCCTCTTTTGACTTTCGGTACTGTGCAcggtaagcgattgactactaatttacatctaatctataatatcaaacatagtcatgagtgatctcgttggattcgta
It contains:
- the LOC141717198 gene encoding uncharacterized protein LOC141717198, producing the protein MIEGGFNYLDTSMELPKMGDDWTRDEALQNIGKDLELGQPQLEENPTQVNEDLQLFDSITPLSPAADSLSSGPQTNDRKRKGIVNQCECQSTEAENEHSCMAKQDGDSTSKRKEIVREARNLSERKRRGKISEQFQQLQELCLVPQGSKASQASILEGAVTYMKSTKVLLEMLAKMSPDNAKAIDQFYACKFV